In Pigmentibacter ruber, a genomic segment contains:
- a CDS encoding F-box protein, whose translation MKKKFLPSLIFITTFTNSFANDFENTLNTLPQEVTENIFKFLDPESLNNLKQTNKESYNSVINYLNFLNQKENIKISGNIDNLKKLISILTKGKMKSNHNIKRMTIELNETIDFYFNKKTEINEFIKEVYTLFPSLEYLKFSEYQHNYSILIDSIEVKKIDTKFYIKGNISNIFRLLNNFNNYQDNKKISFIHFDLIKNTPYTAEIKSSYQLYLALSSNFHHLKSIVLNDLEDFYFSGGTYFDEISFYELIKQTNASNLYFPLLEEMTIIKNGKEEKFIF comes from the coding sequence ATGAAAAAAAAATTTTTACCGTCACTTATATTTATTACAACATTTACAAATTCTTTTGCAAATGATTTTGAGAATACATTAAATACCTTACCGCAGGAAGTAACAGAAAATATTTTTAAATTTCTCGACCCAGAATCTCTTAATAATTTAAAACAAACTAATAAAGAATCATATAATAGTGTTATAAATTATTTAAATTTTTTAAATCAAAAAGAAAATATTAAAATATCTGGAAATATTGATAATTTAAAAAAATTGATCAGTATTCTTACTAAGGGTAAAATGAAAAGTAATCATAATATAAAAAGGATGACTATCGAATTAAATGAAACAATTGATTTTTATTTCAATAAAAAAACTGAAATAAATGAATTTATTAAAGAAGTATATACTTTATTCCCTAGCTTAGAATATTTAAAATTTAGTGAATATCAACATAATTACTCTATACTAATTGATAGTATTGAAGTAAAGAAAATTGACACTAAATTTTATATAAAAGGAAATATCTCTAATATATTTAGATTATTAAATAATTTCAACAATTACCAAGACAATAAAAAAATATCGTTTATACATTTTGATTTAATTAAAAATACTCCATATACAGCCGAAATAAAAAGTTCTTATCAATTATATCTTGCTTTAAGTTCTAATTTTCACCACTTAAAATCAATTGTCTTAAATGATCTGGAAGATTTTTATTTTTCAGGAGGAACTTATTTTGATGAAATAAGCTTTTATGAATTAATAAAGCAAACAAATGCCAGTAATTTATATTTTCCTCTACTTGAAGAAATGACTATTATTAAAAATGGAAAAGAAGAGAAGTTTATTTTTTGA
- a CDS encoding lipocalin family protein has protein sequence MGYKYFINPNYKYFMKDIKMKKILVLLSGIVFGCTAFANESNSISQFPTCKVDANGLMSSGCNLDLQRYLGKWFEQARLPTFFQKDCNSSTAEYSKNEDGSIKVLNTCIKSDGSIKDIVGKAKVDHKDPSGRSLLVSFNWVTDIVNFFKGVNYYVYFIDDAYKYAVVGTPKKDMLWILTRDERIEPETLKKLLEIAEKNGFNLDNLIYDIRN, from the coding sequence TTGGGTTATAAATATTTTATAAACCCTAATTATAAATATTTTATGAAAGATATCAAAATGAAAAAAATTTTAGTCTTATTATCAGGCATAGTATTTGGTTGTACTGCATTTGCAAATGAAAGCAACTCAATATCTCAATTTCCTACATGCAAGGTAGATGCCAATGGCTTAATGAGTTCTGGATGTAACCTCGATTTACAACGTTACTTAGGAAAATGGTTTGAACAAGCTCGTTTACCAACTTTCTTCCAAAAAGACTGTAATTCTTCAACAGCAGAATATTCGAAGAATGAGGATGGAAGTATCAAAGTTCTGAATACTTGTATTAAGAGTGATGGCAGCATTAAAGATATTGTGGGCAAAGCGAAAGTAGATCATAAAGACCCTAGTGGTAGAAGTTTGCTTGTGAGTTTTAATTGGGTCACAGATATAGTTAACTTTTTTAAAGGTGTAAATTACTATGTATATTTTATTGATGATGCTTATAAATATGCTGTAGTAGGTACACCTAAAAAAGATATGTTATGGATCTTGACACGTGATGAAAGAATAGAGCCAGAAACCTTGAAAAAACTTCTAGAGATTGCGGAAAAAAATGGATTTAATTTAGATAATTTAATCTATGACATTAGAAATTAA
- a CDS encoding alpha/beta fold hydrolase: protein MSNIHFLHGFLGTPSDWNIFCSDLRNHSFIFHSIENYMFPNSKAGKTYFRAWLDAFHSSLVSQNYSNKNILVGYSLGGRLALHSLVSSNLWDAAIIISANPGLKDKSEKEARIKNDTTWALRFQNEDWYEVLKDWNSQTVFANFQNSLCREEYTINKHAIKEMLINFSLGNQENLRKEIKLLNIPILWIAGELDSKFVEIAIEMQELSNNILAKIIPNAGHRVPWDNPKEFINALNSFLDNI from the coding sequence ATGAGCAATATCCACTTTCTACATGGCTTTTTAGGCACCCCTAGCGATTGGAATATTTTTTGCAGTGATTTGAGAAATCACTCATTTATATTTCACTCTATAGAAAATTACATGTTTCCAAACTCAAAAGCCGGTAAAACTTATTTTAGAGCATGGTTGGATGCTTTTCATTCGTCTTTAGTAAGTCAAAATTATTCTAATAAAAATATTTTAGTTGGATACTCTCTAGGTGGAAGACTTGCTCTACATTCATTAGTGAGTAGTAATTTGTGGGATGCAGCAATTATTATTTCAGCAAATCCAGGTCTAAAAGATAAATCTGAGAAAGAAGCTCGAATTAAGAATGATACAACCTGGGCTCTTAGATTTCAAAATGAGGACTGGTATGAAGTCTTAAAAGACTGGAATTCACAAACTGTTTTTGCAAATTTCCAGAATTCATTGTGTAGAGAAGAATACACTATTAATAAGCATGCAATTAAAGAAATGTTGATAAATTTTTCTTTAGGAAATCAAGAAAATCTTAGGAAAGAAATTAAATTATTAAATATTCCTATTCTTTGGATTGCAGGAGAGCTGGATTCTAAATTTGTAGAAATTGCCATTGAAATGCAAGAATTAAGCAATAATATTTTAGCTAAAATTATACCAAATGCAGGGCATCGTGTACCTTGGGACAATCCAAAAGAATTTATAAATGCTTTAAATTCTTTTTTGGATAATATATAA
- a CDS encoding alpha/beta hydrolase: protein MLRKKITLIALMSFSFFYTSCSSDSKINDKDKKTVDPKENVIPKGYITIGENSIYYNCIGAGTPTVILESGFGSIADYWVKIQELTQTYTQVCSYDRVGIGRSSRKETLSHRTGENIVNELKLLLDKLYSQNIISDSYVLVGHSMGGVYVRLFADKYPEKVKGLVLVDATHEEIYNKIDMNDHELNKMTYKDYTDLIKKDLNTYYPYFNNKLNLDEIEKLVLNQKHFQTFKDESLEHKNTVNDLNIKMQKYKKQLPAEKIKNLNYKVSIIYKSKSHTDHDWEIWENLQKSLQDVYPKNKLIKSSSDDHNLHITDPETINKEIYEIIKVFKN, encoded by the coding sequence ATGTTGCGAAAAAAAATAACACTTATTGCTCTTATGTCCTTCTCATTTTTTTACACTTCTTGTTCATCTGATTCAAAAATCAATGATAAAGATAAAAAAACTGTTGATCCAAAGGAGAATGTTATTCCTAAGGGATATATAACTATTGGAGAAAATTCAATTTATTACAATTGTATTGGAGCTGGCACGCCTACAGTTATTTTAGAATCTGGATTCGGAAGTATTGCCGACTATTGGGTTAAAATCCAAGAATTAACTCAAACTTATACACAAGTTTGTAGTTATGATAGGGTTGGTATTGGGAGAAGTTCTCGGAAAGAAACGTTATCACATAGGACAGGTGAAAATATTGTCAACGAATTAAAATTATTACTTGATAAACTTTATTCCCAAAACATTATCAGTGATTCTTATGTACTTGTGGGACATTCTATGGGGGGCGTTTATGTCAGGCTATTTGCTGATAAATACCCAGAAAAAGTTAAAGGATTAGTATTGGTAGATGCAACTCATGAAGAAATATATAATAAAATTGATATGAATGATCATGAGTTAAATAAAATGACTTATAAGGATTATACTGATCTTATAAAAAAAGATTTAAATACTTATTATCCCTATTTTAATAATAAATTAAATTTGGATGAGATTGAGAAATTAGTTCTTAATCAGAAACATTTTCAAACTTTTAAAGATGAAAGTCTAGAACATAAAAATACTGTAAATGATTTAAATATCAAAATGCAAAAATATAAAAAGCAGCTTCCTGCAGAAAAAATTAAAAATCTAAATTATAAAGTTTCTATTATATATAAATCCAAATCCCATACTGATCATGATTGGGAGATATGGGAAAATTTGCAGAAAAGCTTACAAGATGTATATCCTAAGAACAAACTTATTAAATCTTCATCAGATGATCATAATTTGCATATAACAGATCCTGAAACAATTAATAAAGAGATTTATGAAATAATTAAAGTTTTTAAAAATTAA
- a CDS encoding class I SAM-dependent methyltransferase, translating into MKNYEINNIVSHKIYQGENFEKTKIKIMQRIKEKKLDTTTEQELILLLEKMYSTEMGRFMIEHSGFNGYWTEYVCSYPDLKKQGFKLTENEFEKYLLENLPFYLATQSRFQIFKTEIKKRLCDNISIASLPCGLMTDILLQDFKGINNFQLHGIDLDQSALDQAKAIALSKGLIHHCTFTREDGWKIEHKNQFDLVTSNGFNIYVDDEDKNIAFYKKIYQALTDKGELITSTIVPPPTEDPYSSWELKKINLDALKIQAIVMNYFTEFNKNNFKSAEKLCIILKKAGFNKFQVIPDNLGIFPTIIAKK; encoded by the coding sequence ATGAAAAATTACGAAATAAATAATATAGTTTCACATAAAATTTATCAAGGTGAAAATTTTGAAAAAACAAAAATAAAAATCATGCAAAGAATAAAAGAGAAAAAATTAGATACTACAACTGAACAGGAGTTAATTTTATTATTAGAGAAAATGTATAGTACTGAAATGGGACGTTTTATGATTGAGCATAGCGGTTTTAATGGTTATTGGACTGAATATGTTTGCTCATATCCTGATTTAAAAAAGCAAGGTTTCAAATTAACTGAGAATGAATTTGAGAAATATTTATTAGAAAATCTTCCTTTTTATTTAGCAACTCAAAGTCGATTCCAAATTTTTAAAACAGAAATTAAAAAAAGATTGTGCGATAATATTTCTATTGCATCTCTTCCTTGTGGTTTAATGACAGATATTTTACTACAAGATTTTAAAGGGATAAATAATTTTCAGTTGCATGGTATAGATTTAGATCAGTCAGCTTTAGATCAGGCAAAGGCAATTGCTTTGTCAAAAGGTCTTATTCACCATTGTACCTTTACTAGAGAAGATGGTTGGAAAATAGAGCATAAAAATCAATTTGATTTAGTGACAAGTAATGGATTTAATATATATGTTGATGATGAGGATAAAAACATAGCATTTTATAAAAAAATATATCAAGCTTTGACTGATAAGGGTGAACTCATTACAAGTACTATTGTTCCACCCCCAACTGAAGATCCTTATTCTTCCTGGGAATTGAAAAAAATAAATTTAGACGCATTAAAAATCCAAGCAATAGTCATGAATTATTTTACAGAGTTCAATAAAAATAATTTTAAATCTGCTGAAAAACTATGTATTATATTAAAGAAAGCGGGATTTAATAAATTTCAAGTAATTCCAGATAATTTGGGAATTTTCCCTACTATAATTGCGAAAAAATAG
- a CDS encoding DNA adenine methylase — protein METSVPQSTFATKTASNMNVLAKPVLKWAGGKTQLLPVLSAKYPKSLGTKITKYIEPFFGGGAVFFDLYNSNFIKDAIILDANPELILMYKTIKKKPEALVETLHNLQKKYLLLNNSNREKLYYEIREDFNSNRKSNYKELNPIRASQIVFMNRTCFNGLFRVNRKGGFNVPYGNYKNPKILDSENIYAVSKAFQIAEILHGDYEDILALVKSNDVFIYYDPPYRPLNDTSNFNSYTGVFNDSHQIRLANIFKILNEKGIYQMLSNSDPMSATGDNFFDKLYEDFNISRVEAKRMINSNASKRGKIFELLITNY, from the coding sequence ATGGAAACTTCAGTTCCACAATCAACTTTTGCAACAAAAACAGCCTCTAATATGAATGTATTAGCTAAACCGGTTTTGAAATGGGCAGGAGGTAAAACCCAACTACTTCCAGTGCTCTCAGCTAAATATCCAAAAAGTCTTGGAACAAAAATTACAAAATACATTGAGCCATTTTTTGGAGGTGGTGCTGTATTTTTTGATTTATATAACTCAAATTTTATTAAAGATGCTATTATTTTAGATGCTAATCCAGAATTAATTTTAATGTATAAAACAATAAAGAAAAAGCCAGAAGCATTAGTTGAAACTTTGCATAATTTACAAAAAAAGTATTTGTTGCTAAATAATTCCAACAGAGAAAAACTCTATTATGAAATAAGAGAAGATTTTAATTCAAATCGCAAAAGTAATTATAAAGAATTGAATCCAATTCGTGCGAGTCAAATAGTATTTATGAATCGAACTTGTTTTAATGGACTTTTTCGTGTGAATAGAAAAGGGGGTTTTAACGTTCCTTATGGAAATTATAAAAACCCTAAAATTCTTGATAGTGAAAATATATATGCGGTGTCTAAAGCTTTTCAAATAGCTGAAATTTTGCATGGTGATTATGAAGATATTTTAGCATTGGTAAAAAGTAACGATGTATTTATTTATTATGATCCGCCATATAGACCTTTAAATGATACTTCAAATTTTAATTCGTATACCGGAGTATTTAATGATTCACACCAAATTAGGTTAGCAAATATTTTCAAAATTTTGAATGAAAAAGGTATTTATCAAATGTTGAGTAATTCTGATCCAATGAGTGCAACTGGAGATAATTTTTTTGATAAACTTTATGAAGATTTCAATATCTCTAGAGTAGAGGCGAAACGTATGATAAATTCAAACGCTTCAAAACGAGGTAAAATATTTGAGCTTCTTATAACTAATTATTAA
- a CDS encoding TcdA/TcdB pore-forming domain-containing protein has protein sequence MLEKEFFNKSKLMLTLSFIFIASCEKRNKNIENTDKKEVIRSFATNGSCGGLFSEKENFFNQLSDAEMYKLNFELNYLYSLSEDEIFVKYDLSKKILGNLDELNRKYKNLSGNKHLLDLRKTLQDEIESYKIEIEIEAKFQASLFEKTYKKLIKSKEEFFLLDSLNENEKSIEIHNTNNDAKYIKGINNNDIANIKSFKEFIENHSNQFHRKVNHTDHFNVSQPSIGLSHAFLLKNIVDYFNNNNLGQGGNDPNPTLNKVIKAQVYTNLLQLSLDVADSGLKTAHILETIRSNGLNNFNIFRTFSNYTTKINTGLNFLNLVYDYYELTHSKTNADLTRYRTQFGFDSTSSAFILGGMALGETTAGIFLSGIGEIFGGLAVGFSSYAQVAGENIDVALNNANYFRYYEEDHHRVLNSDIFIPNSSKKTISFANKYIKKDDNSFRKEQLDVVFQEIDLTQQGKYKITFGDHISYPISRHEPDAIYYHPFAPNPELIRTSKDYVKFREALELPKEKEFKLDHIQKIILPNQAQKLITYSHDFYAPWITYRYDAEMNAARKIQRNAKFIFEYTSMRGAGDKAISDLKFDYQDTEIKIKLNSNNSGIHFVTPHVHDQATNKIKYNFEVLDENEQKENEFHLHLNGDSKYNIKAQEKDTWHFHLDHFIINSEFLESEKKLSFSYLNKEEKIFQISFPEKKPAKIYLHDKFGITYLAYGNGQNNLTAVKINLDYNDFNSKILLNNFINQVRKNIPNDLRYIKIKNYKEYPTSSKEIAFYDLKESSYINSGIDSEDFNIIGRIHSKENLLFHSKNYIYKSISPNQLNILALKKEFLLANVSTKVSDLLNSINTNENILSLIINEKDYAKYDKTSKKFYLYSDGKIPIGESQKNPNIFYFFDREKNKYFSINKNYLNPSNFKVSLQSGEVKLVSEIKYDWVLEPDSADSLKNISNAKKIALLINDIHYSGNKMEEERCQNLSETSNSVLENLKTTLCKIGNDINRNNINYISTYSSQTKKTLILDDSQSSFKQIDLLTGKYLFEGTEYENWGVRDWIGLNIPFTLNQKLLAFGELPNQLNSSSTRNSEFLSDVRFIDSEGFILKAISGTQNSNAKSYGIEKKLDKNYVTSLLGAFVFNKSQENAIYFLKKDLTYDKLNSSYNIVAKGNIGDLFYMLPSNELKNIKYTLKTDKYLTLYKANGKKFDGYYIIPMQEIFAKDGAHHFYYVKL, from the coding sequence ATGCTAGAAAAAGAATTTTTTAATAAAAGCAAATTAATGCTAACTTTATCTTTTATTTTTATTGCAAGCTGTGAAAAAAGAAATAAAAATATTGAAAATACTGATAAAAAAGAAGTGATACGTAGCTTTGCTACAAATGGAAGTTGTGGAGGATTATTTTCTGAAAAAGAGAATTTTTTTAATCAATTATCAGATGCTGAAATGTATAAACTAAATTTTGAATTAAATTACTTATATTCATTAAGTGAAGATGAAATTTTTGTAAAATATGACTTATCTAAAAAAATATTAGGAAATTTAGATGAATTAAACAGAAAATATAAAAATTTATCTGGAAATAAACATTTATTAGATCTTAGAAAAACTCTACAAGATGAAATTGAAAGCTATAAGATAGAAATAGAAATAGAGGCAAAGTTTCAAGCTTCCTTATTTGAAAAAACATATAAAAAATTAATTAAAAGTAAAGAAGAGTTTTTCTTACTTGATTCTTTAAATGAGAATGAAAAAAGCATTGAAATTCATAATACAAACAATGATGCAAAGTACATAAAAGGAATTAACAATAATGATATTGCAAATATAAAAAGTTTTAAGGAATTTATTGAAAATCACTCAAATCAATTTCACAGAAAAGTAAACCATACAGACCATTTTAACGTTTCTCAGCCGTCAATTGGCTTATCGCATGCCTTTTTATTAAAAAATATTGTTGACTACTTCAATAATAATAATTTAGGACAGGGTGGAAATGATCCTAATCCTACTCTAAATAAAGTTATTAAAGCACAAGTATATACAAATTTGTTACAATTAAGTTTAGATGTTGCAGATAGTGGGTTAAAGACTGCACATATTTTAGAAACAATAAGAAGCAATGGGTTGAATAATTTTAATATATTCAGAACTTTTTCAAACTATACAACTAAAATAAACACAGGGTTAAATTTTTTAAATCTTGTATACGATTACTATGAATTAACACATTCTAAAACAAATGCAGATTTAACTAGATATAGAACACAATTTGGATTTGACTCGACATCTAGTGCATTTATTTTAGGTGGCATGGCTCTTGGTGAAACAACTGCAGGTATCTTTCTAAGTGGGATTGGAGAAATTTTTGGTGGCCTCGCAGTTGGATTTAGCTCTTACGCTCAAGTAGCAGGCGAAAATATTGATGTTGCATTGAATAATGCTAATTACTTTAGATACTATGAAGAAGATCATCATAGAGTCTTGAACTCTGATATATTTATACCAAATTCTAGCAAAAAAACCATATCATTTGCTAATAAATACATAAAAAAAGATGATAATAGTTTTAGGAAAGAGCAACTCGATGTTGTATTCCAGGAAATTGATTTGACACAGCAAGGTAAATACAAAATTACATTTGGTGATCATATCTCTTATCCAATATCAAGACATGAACCTGATGCTATTTATTACCATCCTTTTGCCCCAAATCCAGAACTTATTAGAACATCTAAAGACTATGTTAAATTTAGAGAAGCACTAGAACTACCGAAAGAAAAAGAATTTAAATTAGATCACATTCAAAAAATTATCTTACCTAATCAAGCACAAAAACTTATTACCTATAGCCATGACTTTTACGCTCCATGGATAACATATCGATATGATGCTGAAATGAATGCCGCTCGAAAAATTCAAAGAAATGCAAAATTTATATTTGAATATACCTCTATGCGTGGTGCAGGTGATAAAGCAATTTCTGATTTAAAGTTTGACTATCAAGATACAGAAATAAAAATAAAATTAAATTCAAATAATTCTGGAATTCATTTTGTTACTCCGCATGTACATGATCAAGCAACAAATAAAATAAAATATAATTTTGAAGTACTTGATGAAAATGAACAAAAGGAAAATGAATTTCATTTGCACTTAAACGGAGATTCAAAATATAATATAAAGGCACAAGAAAAAGATACTTGGCATTTTCATCTAGATCATTTCATCATAAATTCTGAATTTCTTGAAAGTGAGAAAAAACTCTCATTTTCTTATTTAAATAAAGAAGAAAAAATTTTCCAGATTTCTTTTCCTGAAAAGAAACCTGCAAAAATTTATCTTCATGACAAATTTGGGATTACTTACTTAGCATATGGAAATGGACAAAATAATTTAACTGCTGTCAAAATTAATCTTGATTATAATGATTTTAATTCAAAAATTCTCTTGAACAATTTTATAAATCAAGTAAGAAAAAATATTCCAAATGATTTAAGATATATAAAAATAAAGAATTATAAAGAATATCCAACAAGTAGTAAAGAAATTGCTTTTTATGACTTAAAAGAAAGTTCTTACATAAATAGCGGAATTGACTCTGAAGATTTCAATATTATTGGCAGAATTCATTCAAAAGAAAATTTACTATTCCATTCCAAAAACTACATATACAAATCAATTAGTCCAAATCAATTAAATATCTTAGCGTTAAAAAAAGAGTTTTTATTAGCTAATGTAAGTACAAAAGTTTCTGATTTATTAAATTCTATTAATACAAATGAAAACATTTTAAGCTTAATCATAAATGAAAAAGATTATGCTAAATATGATAAAACTAGTAAGAAATTTTATTTATATTCAGATGGTAAAATTCCAATAGGTGAATCTCAAAAAAATCCAAATATATTCTACTTTTTTGATAGAGAAAAAAATAAGTACTTTAGCATTAATAAAAATTACTTAAATCCAAGCAATTTTAAAGTTAGTTTGCAATCAGGGGAAGTTAAATTAGTATCCGAAATTAAATACGATTGGGTTCTTGAACCTGACAGTGCAGATTCACTTAAAAACATAAGTAATGCTAAAAAAATTGCCCTATTAATTAATGATATACATTATTCAGGGAATAAGATGGAAGAAGAACGTTGCCAAAATTTGAGCGAAACTTCAAACTCAGTACTTGAAAACTTGAAAACTACACTTTGTAAAATTGGCAATGACATAAATAGGAACAATATAAACTATATTTCAACTTATAGTTCACAAACTAAAAAAACTTTAATATTAGATGACTCACAATCATCCTTTAAACAAATTGATCTCCTAACTGGCAAATACTTATTTGAAGGAACAGAATATGAAAATTGGGGAGTCAGAGATTGGATTGGTTTAAATATTCCATTTACTTTAAATCAAAAACTTCTTGCTTTTGGTGAACTCCCTAATCAATTGAATTCTTCATCTACTAGGAATAGTGAGTTTCTAAGCGATGTACGCTTTATTGATTCAGAAGGTTTTATTTTAAAAGCAATTTCAGGAACACAAAATTCTAATGCTAAAAGTTATGGAATTGAAAAGAAACTTGATAAAAATTATGTAACTTCATTACTTGGTGCATTTGTCTTTAATAAAAGTCAAGAAAATGCTATTTATTTCTTAAAAAAGGACTTAACGTATGACAAACTTAATAGCAGTTACAACATTGTAGCAAAAGGAAATATTGGTGACTTATTTTACATGCTGCCATCTAACGAATTAAAAAATATTAAATATACCTTAAAAACTGATAAGTATTTAACTTTATATAAAGCAAATGGTAAAAAATTTGATGGATATTATATAATTCCAATGCAAGAAATTTTTGCAAAAGATGGAGCACATCATTTTTATTATGTTAAGCTGTAG
- a CDS encoding LysE family translocator, producing MYYLFFVTVILLAFSPGPNVVLMINNGLRYQLKDAVFAVFGIFSGLIFFAVISSFSVQGVFKFSTNFYTYLKFVGAFYLIYLGIKNIISKDKYNFVNAQSSVRPNRFKLYYESLICCLTNPKILFLYVALLPNYIVNEKNILIQIFTLSFIQISVVVFSMVTYLLIANRASKILLAKIKYIRYFSGSVMILLALSLLVTI from the coding sequence ATGTACTATCTATTTTTTGTAACTGTAATTTTATTAGCATTTTCTCCAGGTCCAAACGTTGTACTAATGATAAACAATGGTCTAAGATATCAATTAAAAGATGCTGTTTTTGCCGTTTTTGGCATTTTTTCTGGTTTGATTTTCTTTGCTGTAATTAGCTCATTTTCAGTTCAGGGTGTTTTTAAATTTTCAACAAATTTTTATACCTATTTAAAGTTTGTTGGCGCTTTTTATTTAATATACTTAGGGATTAAAAATATTATCTCAAAAGATAAATATAATTTTGTAAATGCTCAGTCCTCGGTTAGGCCAAATAGATTTAAATTATATTATGAATCTTTAATATGTTGTTTAACAAATCCAAAAATTTTATTTTTGTATGTTGCTTTATTGCCAAATTATATCGTTAATGAAAAAAATATTTTAATTCAAATTTTCACTTTATCTTTTATTCAAATTTCAGTTGTAGTTTTCTCTATGGTTACTTATTTATTGATAGCAAATAGAGCCTCAAAAATTTTATTAGCTAAAATAAAATATATTCGCTATTTTTCTGGAAGTGTAATGATTTTATTAGCATTATCATTGTTAGTAACAATTTAG
- a CDS encoding HNH endonuclease: MNCWWVNQNKTFNIEVNRGFLWSPQKNNIGKSHISYENMKKVEVGDTIFSNQNSLIKAIGIVTNKAIDCEKPNYEKSSENWKKKGWLIKVEFNKLDKFIEVKNLFAEIKSNLKNTPFTKNGLVKQGYLFELDFDLAYKILEKIYNPYVDQINLEKNGNSIGGEKLILTYQRIGQKLFKKNLQIHEKKCRITGTTDIKHLIASHIKPWRESSSKEKICEYNGLLLTPHIDHLFDKGYISFSNDGNILISKNIDELMLKSWGIDINKNVGLFKQEQIKYLEYHRKKFNFD; encoded by the coding sequence ATGAATTGTTGGTGGGTTAATCAAAATAAAACATTTAATATTGAAGTTAATCGAGGATTTTTATGGTCACCCCAGAAAAATAATATTGGTAAAAGTCATATTTCTTATGAAAACATGAAAAAAGTTGAAGTTGGTGATACGATATTTTCAAATCAAAATTCTTTGATTAAAGCAATCGGTATTGTAACAAATAAAGCTATTGATTGTGAAAAACCAAATTATGAAAAATCCTCTGAAAATTGGAAAAAAAAAGGTTGGCTGATCAAAGTTGAATTTAATAAGCTAGATAAATTTATTGAAGTTAAGAATTTATTTGCAGAAATAAAATCTAATTTAAAAAATACTCCTTTCACTAAAAATGGATTAGTAAAGCAAGGTTATTTATTTGAATTAGACTTTGATTTAGCATACAAAATTTTAGAAAAAATATATAATCCATATGTAGATCAAATAAATTTAGAAAAAAATGGCAATTCAATTGGAGGAGAAAAATTAATTTTAACTTATCAAAGAATAGGTCAGAAATTATTTAAAAAAAATCTTCAAATCCACGAAAAAAAATGTAGAATAACAGGAACAACCGACATAAAACATTTAATAGCTAGTCATATAAAACCATGGCGTGAAAGCTCTAGTAAAGAGAAAATTTGTGAATATAATGGTTTGTTACTCACTCCTCATATAGATCATTTATTTGATAAAGGATACATTAGTTTTAGTAATGATGGAAATATTTTAATTTCAAAGAATATTGATGAATTAATGCTAAAATCATGGGGCATTGACATAAATAAAAATGTTGGTTTATTTAAGCAAGAACAAATTAAATATCTAGAATATCATAGGAAAAAATTTAATTTCGATTAA